From one Leifsonia sp. Root1293 genomic stretch:
- a CDS encoding MmgE/PrpD family protein, which yields MKTHELRVHRSDENLTTDGQLAWQLAGVAVDSVPVTDEVTEMVINRVIDNAAVAVASLTRAPVTSARSQALTHPVSVGGQGSTVFGVDAGRRTSPEWAAWANGVAVRELDYHDTFLAAEYSHPGDNIPPIVAVAQHLAAARGLTGSDVVRGIATGYELQIDLAKAISLHQFKIDHVAHLGPSAAAGIGTLLGLDQETIYQAIGQALHTTTATRQSRKGAISTWKAHAPAFAGKMAVEAVDRAMRGETSPSPIYEGEDGVIAWLLGGTDARYSVEIPEEGEAKRAILDSYTKEHSAEYQAQAWIDLARKLHNEYPLLLDDVESIDRIVIHTSHHTHYVIGSGANDPQKYDPSASRETLDHSIPYIFAVALQDGTWHHVDSYSPARANRPDTVALWNKITTVEDEEWTRRYHSLDMNEKAFGGRVEIVLADGNTITDEIAVADAHPLGARPFGRAEYVQKFRTLADFVLEETEIERFLALVQRLPELTSDELVGLTVTAAPGVLASVESPQGLF from the coding sequence GTGAAGACCCATGAACTCCGCGTGCACCGTAGCGACGAGAACCTGACCACAGACGGTCAACTCGCCTGGCAGTTGGCCGGTGTCGCCGTCGACTCCGTGCCCGTGACAGACGAGGTCACCGAGATGGTGATCAACCGCGTGATCGACAATGCAGCCGTCGCGGTCGCCTCGCTCACACGCGCCCCAGTCACCAGTGCTCGAAGCCAGGCGTTGACCCACCCGGTCTCGGTCGGCGGTCAGGGCTCGACGGTGTTCGGCGTCGATGCGGGGCGTCGCACCTCGCCCGAGTGGGCCGCCTGGGCCAACGGCGTGGCCGTGCGCGAGCTCGACTACCACGACACCTTCCTCGCCGCGGAGTACTCGCACCCCGGCGACAACATCCCTCCGATCGTCGCTGTCGCCCAGCACCTCGCTGCCGCCCGTGGGCTCACGGGATCCGACGTCGTGCGCGGCATCGCCACGGGCTACGAACTGCAGATCGACCTGGCCAAGGCCATCAGCCTGCACCAGTTCAAGATCGACCACGTCGCGCACCTGGGCCCGTCGGCCGCAGCCGGCATCGGTACCCTCCTCGGTCTCGACCAGGAGACGATCTACCAGGCCATCGGCCAGGCCCTGCACACCACGACGGCCACGCGGCAGTCCAGGAAGGGCGCCATCTCCACCTGGAAGGCGCACGCGCCGGCCTTCGCGGGCAAGATGGCGGTCGAGGCCGTCGACCGTGCGATGCGCGGCGAGACCAGCCCGTCGCCCATCTACGAGGGCGAGGACGGCGTGATCGCCTGGCTCCTCGGAGGAACCGATGCGCGCTACTCCGTCGAGATCCCCGAAGAGGGCGAGGCCAAGCGCGCCATCCTGGACAGCTACACGAAGGAGCACTCCGCGGAGTACCAGGCCCAGGCCTGGATCGACCTGGCCCGCAAGCTGCACAACGAGTACCCGCTGCTGCTCGACGACGTCGAGAGCATCGACCGCATCGTCATCCACACCTCCCACCACACGCACTACGTGATCGGCTCCGGGGCCAACGACCCGCAGAAGTACGACCCGTCGGCGTCGCGCGAGACCCTCGACCACTCGATCCCGTACATCTTCGCGGTCGCCCTGCAGGACGGCACGTGGCACCACGTCGACTCCTACTCGCCAGCACGGGCCAATCGCCCCGACACCGTCGCCCTGTGGAACAAGATCACCACGGTCGAGGACGAGGAGTGGACGCGCCGCTACCACTCGCTCGACATGAACGAGAAGGCGTTCGGCGGTCGGGTCGAGATCGTCCTGGCCGACGGCAACACGATCACCGACGAGATCGCGGTGGCGGATGCGCACCCTCTGGGCGCTCGTCCGTTCGGTCGGGCGGAGTACGTGCAGAAGTTCCGCACTCTCGCCGACTTCGTGCTCGAGGAGACGGAGATCGAGCGCTTCCTGGCGCTCGTGCAGCGCCTGCCGGAACTGACGTCCGATGAGCTCGTGGGCCTCACGGTCACGGCGGCCCCTGGAGTGCTGGCCTCGGTCGAGAGCCCGCAGGGACTGTTCTAA
- the prpB gene encoding methylisocitrate lyase, producing the protein MLYAQKTPADKRADFRSALASGELLRLPGAFNPLSARLIEQKGFEGVYISGAVLSADLGLPDIGLTTLTEVAGRSKQIARMTELPAIVDADTGFGEPMNVARTVQEMEDAGVSGMHIEDQVNPKRCGHLDGKQVVDEHTALQRIRAAVDARRDPNFLIMARTDIRAVDGLQAAIDRAKALVDAGADAIFPEAMADLSEFEAMRAAVDVPLLANMTEFGKSELFTTRQLADVGMNIVIWPVSLLRLAMGATMAGLDELTDAGNLTGKLGDMQHRAELYELIDYEGYNHFDSSIFNFRVAR; encoded by the coding sequence ATGCTCTACGCCCAGAAGACCCCGGCCGACAAGCGCGCCGATTTCCGATCGGCCCTCGCATCAGGCGAGCTCCTCAGACTGCCGGGCGCCTTCAACCCGCTGAGCGCCCGCCTCATCGAGCAGAAGGGCTTCGAGGGCGTCTACATCTCGGGCGCCGTGCTCTCAGCCGATCTCGGCCTGCCCGACATCGGCCTCACCACCCTCACCGAGGTGGCTGGACGTTCCAAGCAGATCGCCCGGATGACGGAGCTTCCCGCCATCGTCGACGCCGACACCGGGTTCGGTGAGCCCATGAACGTGGCGCGCACGGTGCAGGAGATGGAGGATGCCGGAGTCTCCGGCATGCACATCGAAGACCAGGTGAACCCCAAGAGGTGCGGTCACCTCGACGGCAAGCAGGTCGTCGACGAGCACACGGCCCTGCAGCGCATCCGTGCCGCCGTCGACGCGCGTCGAGACCCGAACTTCCTCATCATGGCACGCACCGACATCCGTGCCGTCGATGGACTCCAGGCCGCGATCGACCGGGCGAAGGCCCTTGTCGACGCGGGAGCCGACGCCATCTTCCCCGAGGCGATGGCCGACCTCTCCGAGTTCGAGGCCATGCGTGCGGCCGTCGACGTGCCGCTGCTCGCCAACATGACCGAGTTCGGCAAAAGCGAGCTGTTCACGACCCGGCAGCTCGCCGACGTCGGCATGAACATCGTCATCTGGCCGGTCTCGCTGCTGCGCCTCGCGATGGGAGCCACCATGGCCGGCCTCGATGAGCTGACGGATGCCGGCAACCTCACCGGCAAGCTCGGCGACATGCAGCACCGCGCCGAGCTGTACGAGCTCATCGACTACGAGGGCTACAACCACTTCGACAGCAGCATCTTCAATTTCCGCGTCGCGCGCTGA